The Psychromonas sp. MME1 genome window below encodes:
- the nhaA gene encoding Na+/H+ antiporter NhaA: protein MSSHKWHWLHSPITGGVLLVIAASIALFWANIAPQNYHHFWHNTLWEVSTGFSDKVHAINLHKIANEFLMAIFFFFIGLEIKRELLDGELSSFQKAALPLFAAVGGVLLPAGIYYFFNAGLPSANGWGVPMATDIAFALGVLAIVGSRVPLTLKLFLSALAIGDDLMAVLVIAAFYTEQIFVNELLVGLVGIIILGIANRIGVRSPIFYYTIGLSIVWISFLASGVHATVAGVAVAFTIPSRREISMDSYLSQTKKLLQDLETERHHKDDTLSKHAIQSLKKIKLLSFQAANPLQLKEEALHPLSTLIIVPFFALGNAGVIIDSSMLDQLSNPIVLGIAAGLIVGKPLGILIFTKLLTILNWGQLPKGVTWTHVIGAGFLAGMGFTMSLFITDLAFSDPESQIIAKVAVLIASIISGLIGYTILMRSKPANS from the coding sequence ATGAGTTCACATAAATGGCACTGGTTACATAGTCCAATAACTGGCGGTGTATTATTAGTTATCGCGGCCTCTATCGCTCTTTTTTGGGCGAATATAGCACCACAGAATTATCATCACTTTTGGCACAACACCCTATGGGAAGTATCAACGGGTTTCAGTGATAAAGTACACGCGATCAATCTGCATAAAATTGCCAATGAATTTTTAATGGCCATTTTCTTCTTTTTTATTGGCTTAGAGATCAAACGAGAATTATTAGATGGTGAGCTTTCTAGCTTTCAAAAAGCAGCGCTACCTTTATTTGCAGCAGTGGGCGGCGTACTTCTTCCTGCAGGCATCTACTACTTTTTCAACGCAGGTCTCCCTTCTGCTAATGGTTGGGGTGTACCAATGGCAACCGATATTGCTTTTGCACTGGGTGTATTAGCGATCGTTGGTAGTCGTGTCCCATTAACTTTAAAGCTGTTTTTATCTGCCCTTGCTATCGGGGATGATTTAATGGCGGTGTTAGTGATTGCCGCCTTTTACACCGAGCAAATATTCGTTAACGAATTACTCGTCGGTTTAGTCGGGATCATTATTTTAGGGATCGCAAATCGTATTGGTGTACGTAGCCCTATTTTCTACTACACAATCGGTTTGTCGATTGTATGGATAAGCTTTTTAGCCTCAGGTGTTCATGCAACAGTGGCAGGCGTGGCCGTCGCATTCACTATACCTTCTCGCCGAGAAATATCGATGGATAGCTATCTCTCGCAAACTAAAAAGTTATTACAAGATTTAGAAACTGAGCGCCATCATAAAGATGACACCTTATCTAAACATGCGATCCAATCCCTTAAAAAAATCAAGTTATTAAGTTTTCAAGCCGCGAATCCTTTACAACTTAAAGAGGAAGCCCTACATCCATTATCAACATTAATTATCGTGCCATTTTTTGCCTTAGGTAATGCAGGTGTTATCATCGATAGCAGCATGCTCGATCAGTTATCAAATCCAATTGTGCTCGGTATCGCAGCAGGTTTAATCGTTGGTAAGCCTTTAGGTATACTGATATTTACTAAATTATTGACGATACTCAATTGGGGACAACTGCCTAAAGGCGTAACCTGGACACATGTTATTGGTGCCGGATTCCTAGCGGGGATGGGCTTTACTATGTCGCTATTTATTACCGACCTTGCCTTTTCTGATCCTGAATCACAAATTATTGCCAAGGTTGCAGTACTAATCGCCTCTATTATTTCAGGCCTTATCGGCTACACTATTTTAATGCGTAGCAAACCAGCAAATAGTTAA
- the murB gene encoding UDP-N-acetylmuramate dehydrogenase, whose product MIERNTSLKAFNTFAVEAQTQTLFHFYNSGQVNELLSLVKAAQQSNQPILILGAGSNILFCDDFDGLVIKVELKGIAIRESEDAYYLQVAAGENWHQLVSNCIEQGIDGLENLALIPGVVGAAPVQNIGAYGVEFKDFCESVEYLDLDSGEFITLSAAQCLFAYRDSIFKSAAMHNALITQVTMKLNKAWYAHSRYGVLNDLDANTPVTAKQIFQSVCDARNQKLPDPELLGNAGSFFKNPVVTQQQANHLLSIYPAMPHYPQANGEVKLAAGWLIEQAGLKGTQVGGAAVHQLQALVLINKDNASAQDVIQLAELVRAKVEDLFNVSLQHEVRFIGKRGETNLQQVLNHV is encoded by the coding sequence ATGATTGAACGCAATACCTCTCTGAAGGCTTTTAACACCTTCGCTGTTGAAGCGCAAACGCAGACGCTATTTCATTTTTACAATAGTGGACAGGTCAATGAGTTATTATCGCTTGTTAAAGCAGCACAACAAAGCAACCAACCCATTTTAATTTTAGGCGCGGGTAGTAATATTTTGTTCTGTGATGATTTTGACGGTTTAGTCATTAAAGTCGAATTAAAAGGTATTGCGATTCGTGAATCTGAAGATGCCTATTACTTACAAGTCGCAGCCGGTGAAAATTGGCATCAATTAGTGAGTAACTGCATTGAGCAGGGGATCGATGGACTGGAAAATTTAGCGCTCATTCCCGGCGTGGTCGGTGCGGCACCCGTACAAAATATTGGTGCCTATGGCGTGGAGTTTAAAGATTTTTGTGAGTCTGTTGAATACCTTGATTTGGATTCTGGTGAGTTTATCACATTGTCAGCAGCGCAATGTCTATTTGCTTATCGTGATAGCATCTTTAAAAGCGCGGCAATGCACAATGCGTTGATCACCCAAGTCACGATGAAATTAAACAAAGCGTGGTATGCACATAGCCGTTATGGCGTTTTAAACGATTTAGATGCCAATACTCCAGTGACTGCAAAGCAGATTTTTCAGTCAGTTTGCGATGCGCGCAATCAAAAATTACCCGATCCTGAGTTACTAGGTAATGCTGGCAGTTTCTTTAAAAACCCCGTCGTCACTCAACAGCAAGCCAACCATTTACTCAGTATATATCCCGCCATGCCCCATTATCCACAAGCAAACGGAGAAGTGAAACTCGCTGCAGGGTGGTTGATTGAACAGGCCGGTTTGAAAGGAACGCAGGTAGGAGGGGCTGCCGTTCATCAGTTACAAGCATTAGTGCTTATTAATAAAGATAACGCATCGGCGCAGGATGTTATCCAGCTGGCGGAGTTGGTACGTGCAAAGGTTGAAGACTTATTCAATGTTAGTTTACAGCATGAGGTGCGTTTTATTGGTAAGCGGGGCGAGACAAATCTACAGCAGGTACTCAATCATGTCTGA
- a CDS encoding GNAT family N-acetyltransferase, which translates to MDRSELQFVIVDKIKYPWVNLFYKQFYKKGVASNNESVFVLQFKEIICSAKVVPIDSYLLLTGVVCHHDYQRQGYATQLLKLVLALQTQPIYCFSYTHLTPFYNKLGFTLVTKERSPQQVRDKFAIYNKKNRLQLLVKNN; encoded by the coding sequence GTGGATAGAAGCGAATTACAGTTTGTTATTGTGGATAAAATTAAATACCCTTGGGTTAACCTTTTTTATAAACAATTTTATAAAAAAGGGGTCGCCAGCAACAATGAGTCTGTGTTTGTTTTACAATTTAAAGAGATTATTTGTAGTGCCAAGGTCGTGCCGATTGATAGCTATTTATTATTAACCGGCGTAGTTTGTCATCACGATTATCAAAGACAAGGCTATGCAACACAATTACTTAAGCTCGTATTAGCATTACAAACGCAGCCCATTTACTGTTTTTCATACACCCATCTCACCCCTTTTTACAATAAGCTTGGTTTTACTCTTGTAACCAAAGAGAGATCGCCACAGCAAGTTCGTGATAAGTTTGCCATCTATAATAAGAAAAACAGGTTGCAATTATTGGTCAAAAATAACTAA
- a CDS encoding MBL fold metallo-hydrolase produces the protein MKIIVIPVTPYEQNCSLVICEETKQAAIVDPGGDQQHILDIVAAQGVTVTKVILTHGHLDHVGGTQAVAKSLNIPVIGPQKEDAFWLDQLEAQSQRFGFPNTASFTPDQWLAENDLVEVGNIKLKVLHIPGHTPGHIALLDQQSGQIIVGDILFNGGIGRFDFPRGNQFQLITGIKEKLLTLPSETIVYPGHGPTTTIGKEKALNPFLR, from the coding sequence ATGAAAATCATTGTGATCCCCGTTACCCCCTATGAACAAAACTGTAGTTTGGTGATTTGTGAAGAGACAAAGCAAGCTGCCATTGTTGACCCAGGAGGCGATCAACAACATATTTTGGATATTGTAGCCGCACAGGGCGTGACCGTAACCAAAGTCATCTTAACTCATGGTCATTTAGACCATGTTGGTGGCACACAAGCGGTTGCTAAATCGCTTAATATTCCAGTTATTGGCCCACAAAAGGAAGATGCCTTCTGGTTGGATCAATTAGAAGCACAAAGTCAGCGCTTCGGTTTTCCCAATACGGCTAGCTTCACTCCCGACCAATGGCTAGCAGAGAATGACCTCGTCGAAGTCGGTAATATCAAATTAAAAGTCCTGCACATACCCGGACATACACCCGGTCATATCGCCCTATTAGATCAACAAAGTGGACAGATCATTGTTGGTGATATCCTCTTTAACGGCGGTATTGGACGTTTTGATTTCCCACGTGGCAATCAATTCCAACTGATTACGGGCATCAAAGAAAAGTTACTCACACTGCCATCAGAAACCATTGTTTATCCAGGGCATGGTCCAACAACAACGATAGGAAAAGAGAAGGCGTTGAACCCTTTTTTACGCTAA
- a CDS encoding DUF945 family protein, giving the protein MKKLILGIAAIFLLLLTGIYWVGVVAERETVKMFALKQQPGSESKLIRYHRGFFTATSESEVKMVLDDGQDIVFHIFSSIQHYPYKALIKNKLVVKDELLNNKVVSYFGREDWLVSEDEIDLFGQLSGRLMVPSGRFESTSELFLSQPLQLDYQFNLDDYSGTVDVILEGLESRGQDTGVTFSEVKFHSNFNLLEKDDEYEYLVEIAKMTAKQAHRVIRVEEIKWQGKSYLSDKGENINSDNELSMGRYQIGQDNSHLFTDSRIKINVKGLSAAAFERLTHDRVSEQDIARTLSDLFAYGVQLTIADLSSQTPWGAIDGGLDLTLQEGAVLTEVLGNPFMLLDYVTGSINLQLPEKILQQSDLKPLLRAALQAGFLREEGQSLHFQTQLQLGELTVNGHNIPL; this is encoded by the coding sequence ATGAAAAAGTTAATATTGGGTATTGCTGCCATTTTTTTATTGCTTCTCACGGGCATCTACTGGGTCGGCGTTGTCGCGGAAAGAGAAACCGTGAAAATGTTTGCGTTGAAGCAGCAACCGGGCAGCGAAAGTAAGTTAATTCGTTACCATCGAGGTTTTTTTACGGCAACCTCTGAAAGTGAAGTGAAAATGGTCCTTGATGATGGTCAAGATATTGTATTTCATATTTTCAGCAGTATTCAGCACTACCCCTATAAGGCGTTGATAAAAAACAAGCTAGTGGTTAAAGATGAACTGTTAAATAATAAAGTGGTTAGTTACTTTGGTCGTGAAGATTGGTTGGTGTCAGAGGATGAAATTGACCTTTTTGGACAGTTAAGTGGTCGCTTAATGGTCCCTTCTGGACGTTTTGAGAGTACCTCCGAGCTGTTTTTAAGCCAACCATTACAGCTTGATTATCAGTTTAACCTAGACGATTATTCGGGCACGGTTGATGTGATATTAGAGGGGCTGGAGTCGCGCGGTCAAGATACAGGTGTTACGTTCAGTGAAGTTAAATTCCATTCTAATTTCAACCTATTAGAGAAAGATGATGAATATGAATACCTTGTGGAAATCGCTAAGATGACTGCTAAACAGGCGCATCGAGTGATTCGTGTTGAAGAGATTAAATGGCAAGGAAAGAGTTATCTGAGTGACAAGGGTGAAAATATAAATAGCGACAATGAATTGTCTATGGGACGCTATCAAATAGGGCAAGATAATTCACATTTATTTACCGATAGCCGTATAAAAATAAATGTAAAAGGTTTATCTGCTGCTGCCTTTGAGCGCTTAACTCATGACCGAGTCAGTGAGCAGGACATTGCGCGAACCCTTTCTGATCTATTTGCCTATGGGGTGCAGTTAACAATCGCAGACTTATCCTCGCAGACCCCGTGGGGAGCGATTGATGGTGGTTTAGATCTAACCTTGCAAGAGGGGGCTGTATTAACGGAAGTGCTAGGTAATCCCTTTATGCTATTAGATTATGTTACGGGATCTATAAATCTACAATTACCCGAAAAGATCTTGCAACAGAGTGACTTAAAGCCACTGCTACGAGCAGCTTTACAGGCAGGTTTCTTGCGAGAAGAGGGGCAATCACTGCATTTTCAGACGCAGTTGCAGCTAGGTGAATTAACCGTTAATGGCCATAATATTCCCCTCTAG
- the leuA gene encoding 2-isopropylmalate synthase, with product MSNQVLIFDTTLRDGEQALSASLTVKEKLQIAFALERLGVDIMEVGFPISSPGDFKSVQTIAKEIKNSRVCALSRALTKDIDAAAQALSVAEAFRIHTFISTSTIHVESKLKRSFDDVLEMAVNAVKYARKFTDDVEFSCEDAGRTPIDNLCRMVEAAINAGAKTVNIPDTVGYTIPSEFGGIIETLFNRVPNIDKAVISVHCHDDLGLSVANSITAVEKGARQIECTMNGIGERAGNCSLEEVAMILATRKSKLGLTTNIKPIEISRTSQLVSQLCNMPIQANKAIVGANAFAHSSGIHQDGVLKSQNTYEIITPESVGLLTNKLNLTSRSGRHVIQHRMQALGYRDSDYDLEELYNSFLALADKKGQVFDYDLEALLFFSKVNIEPEYYKLNHISVLSGSDATATATVKMTIGDQKQVIEAATGNGPIDAAYQCLMRISDLDIHMLDYHISSKGDGEDALGQVDIVATYNGQKFHGIGLSTDIIESSAKAMVHVMNHIHLAKAVEDKKQRLQTEQV from the coding sequence ATGTCCAATCAAGTTCTTATTTTTGACACGACGTTGCGCGATGGCGAACAAGCATTAAGCGCGAGCCTTACCGTAAAAGAAAAACTACAAATTGCATTTGCTCTCGAACGTTTAGGTGTAGATATTATGGAAGTCGGTTTCCCGATCTCTTCACCTGGTGATTTTAAATCGGTACAAACCATTGCCAAAGAGATCAAAAATAGTCGCGTTTGTGCATTATCACGCGCACTTACTAAGGATATCGATGCAGCCGCACAAGCATTAAGCGTCGCTGAAGCATTCCGTATTCATACTTTTATTTCTACCTCAACGATACACGTAGAGAGCAAATTAAAACGGTCCTTTGATGATGTCCTAGAGATGGCCGTGAATGCAGTAAAGTATGCACGAAAATTTACCGATGATGTTGAGTTTTCCTGTGAAGATGCAGGGCGTACACCGATTGATAATTTATGCCGCATGGTGGAAGCGGCAATCAATGCTGGCGCAAAGACAGTGAATATTCCCGATACCGTTGGCTACACTATTCCTAGTGAGTTTGGCGGGATCATTGAAACCTTATTTAATCGCGTACCAAACATTGATAAAGCAGTTATCTCGGTCCATTGTCACGATGATTTAGGTCTCTCCGTTGCCAACTCGATTACCGCCGTAGAAAAAGGCGCTCGACAAATTGAATGTACAATGAATGGCATTGGCGAACGTGCAGGTAACTGTTCACTTGAAGAAGTGGCAATGATTTTAGCAACACGTAAAAGTAAACTCGGTTTAACGACCAATATTAAACCCATTGAAATTTCACGTACCAGCCAATTAGTCAGCCAATTATGTAATATGCCGATTCAAGCGAATAAAGCGATTGTAGGGGCGAATGCCTTTGCACACTCTTCAGGTATCCATCAAGATGGCGTCCTAAAATCTCAAAACACCTATGAGATCATCACCCCAGAGAGTGTTGGCTTGCTAACCAATAAATTAAATTTAACTTCACGCTCTGGGCGTCATGTCATTCAACATCGCATGCAGGCACTTGGATATCGAGATAGCGATTATGATTTAGAAGAGCTATATAATAGCTTTTTAGCGCTTGCCGATAAAAAAGGACAAGTATTTGACTACGACTTGGAAGCGTTACTCTTTTTCAGTAAGGTAAATATTGAGCCTGAATATTACAAATTAAACCATATTAGCGTCTTATCTGGCAGTGATGCAACGGCGACAGCCACCGTAAAAATGACCATTGGCGATCAAAAACAAGTTATCGAAGCGGCGACGGGCAATGGCCCAATCGATGCGGCTTACCAGTGTTTGATGCGCATTTCTGATTTAGATATTCACATGTTAGATTACCACATCAGCTCAAAGGGTGATGGTGAAGATGCGCTTGGGCAAGTGGATATTGTGGCAACTTATAATGGGCAGAAATTCCATGGTATCGGTTTATCGACGGATATTATTGAATCATCAGCGAAAGCCATGGTGCATGTGATGAATCATATTCATTTAGCGAAAGCTGTCGAAGATAAAAAACAACGTTTACAAACAGAGCAAGTTTAG
- the cobO gene encoding cob(I)yrinic acid a,c-diamide adenosyltransferase produces MSDDKYLKKMQAVKEKQDQKIAAANEERGVTILLAGPGKGKSSSAFGMLARSLGHGHKVAVVQFLKGAMSTGEELFFSQQKNVDWYAMGDGFTWETQNQQQDIASAKRAWQKAEQLLADPQYQLVILDEITYMFKYRYLDIEPTLLALKNRPEKMNVILTGRGPTPELIAAVDTYSLILNEKHAFKAGVKAQPGIEW; encoded by the coding sequence ATGAGTGATGATAAATATCTTAAAAAGATGCAAGCGGTAAAAGAGAAACAGGATCAGAAAATTGCGGCAGCCAACGAAGAGCGAGGCGTCACTATTTTACTGGCTGGGCCAGGTAAAGGCAAAAGCAGCTCGGCCTTTGGCATGTTAGCACGCTCTCTTGGTCATGGTCATAAAGTGGCCGTGGTACAATTTTTAAAGGGTGCAATGTCAACGGGTGAAGAGCTTTTTTTCAGCCAACAGAAAAATGTGGATTGGTACGCCATGGGTGATGGCTTTACCTGGGAGACACAAAACCAACAACAGGATATTGCCAGTGCCAAAAGAGCATGGCAAAAGGCGGAGCAGCTATTAGCTGATCCGCAATATCAACTGGTTATTCTCGATGAAATTACTTATATGTTTAAATATCGCTATCTCGATATTGAACCAACGCTATTGGCATTAAAAAATCGCCCTGAAAAAATGAATGTCATTTTAACTGGCCGTGGACCAACACCAGAATTAATCGCCGCAGTCGATACTTACAGTTTAATCTTAAATGAAAAACACGCATTTAAGGCGGGTGTAAAAGCACAGCCCGGTATTGAGTGGTAA
- the birA gene encoding bifunctional biotin--[acetyl-CoA-carboxylase] ligase/biotin operon repressor BirA: MSELNEQGNALLKLLADGEFHSGEKIGALLGVSRTSVNNYIKALQEIGLDIYKVTGKGYRSAVAIELLDEQKIKQLSNTNHVHVEQILDSTNQWLLDRIDKIDNGQTCISEYQLAGRGRRGRTWVSPFASHLYFSLYWRFDAGIEKISGLSLLVGIATVNALEKMGIHGVSLKWPNDLYYQGKKLAGILIELKAQATAACHCVIGIGINVRMPPEQAKLIDQPWIDLTSISAQAIDRDQLSATLINELQQLLSDYEQSGLTPYIKRWFELDCFLNKSVNLLIGEQVKTGICRGINPSGALLLEHNGEIEPFIGGEISLRLAD, encoded by the coding sequence ATGTCTGAGCTTAACGAGCAAGGTAATGCACTGCTAAAATTATTGGCCGATGGCGAGTTTCATTCTGGAGAAAAAATCGGTGCGTTATTGGGTGTTTCCCGCACATCCGTAAATAACTATATCAAGGCGCTACAAGAGATTGGCTTAGATATTTATAAAGTTACAGGAAAGGGCTATCGTAGTGCCGTGGCGATTGAATTGTTAGATGAGCAAAAAATCAAGCAGCTTAGCAATACGAATCATGTGCATGTCGAGCAGATTTTAGACTCGACGAATCAATGGCTGTTAGATCGTATTGACAAGATCGACAATGGACAAACGTGCATCAGTGAATATCAACTTGCCGGACGAGGCCGACGTGGACGCACTTGGGTATCTCCCTTTGCATCGCATCTCTATTTCTCTCTATATTGGCGCTTTGATGCCGGAATCGAAAAAATTTCGGGTCTCAGTTTGCTGGTGGGCATTGCAACCGTTAATGCCTTAGAGAAAATGGGTATACATGGCGTTAGTTTGAAATGGCCCAATGATCTCTATTATCAAGGCAAAAAATTAGCAGGCATCCTAATTGAGCTAAAGGCACAGGCTACCGCTGCTTGCCACTGTGTAATTGGGATTGGCATTAACGTGCGTATGCCTCCAGAGCAAGCCAAGCTGATTGATCAACCTTGGATCGATTTAACCAGCATAAGTGCGCAAGCAATCGATAGAGATCAGTTGAGTGCTACCCTGATCAATGAATTACAGCAGCTATTGAGTGATTATGAGCAAAGCGGCTTAACGCCCTATATTAAACGTTGGTTTGAGTTAGATTGTTTTTTAAACAAAAGTGTCAATTTACTTATTGGTGAACAGGTAAAAACGGGAATTTGTCGAGGAATTAACCCGAGTGGTGCCTTATTGTTAGAGCATAATGGAGAAATTGAACCTTTCATTGGTGGTGAAATATCATTACGTTTAGCGGATTAG